CGGTGCGCACGCCCAGGCCCATCTGCAGGCCGGTGGGCAGCGTGGTCTGCTCGGTGCTGTTGGCGCCGGCCTGGCGCAGGTTCTGATACATCAGATCCTCGAACACCGCATGGCCGCGCTTGTAGCCGTTGGTGGCGCTGTTGGCGAGGTTGTGGGCAACGGCGTCGAGCTGCGTCTGCTGCGCTTCCATGCCGGTCTTGGCAATCCACAGTGATCGGATCATGGGCCGCGCTCCGTGTGAAGAAAATGAGGCACGCAGCGATGATCGCCCCGACTTGAGGCCATCCAAGAAGCGAAAAGCGCCGCGAGAGCGGCGCATATCCAGACCCCGTGCGGCCGGCCGCAGCCGGCGCCGCGCTCAGCTGCTGCTCGACAGCAGGCGCGTGGCCGACTGCTCGCGGTCCTGCGCGGTCTGCAGCATCTTCATCTGCTGCTCGAACTGGCGCGCCGCCGAGATCATGGCCACCATCGATTCGACCGGGCTCACGTTGCTGCCTTCCAGCGCGCTGTCCTGCAGGCGCGCCGTGGCGTCGGCCGGCAGGTCGGCACCGTCTTCGGCGCGAAACAGGCCGTCCTCGCCGCGGATCAGCGCCTGCTCCGGCGTCACCAGCTTGAGCCGGCCCACGCCCTGCGGCGCGGCACTGCCCACGCGGGCGGTGATGGTGCCGTCCTCGCCGATCTGCACCGAGGCGTTGGCCGGCACGGTGATCGGCCCGCCGTCGCCCAGCACGGTGAGGCCGGTGCGGGTGACCAGGGTGCCGTCGGGGCTGACATCGAGCGCGCCGAAGCGGGTGTAGGCCTCGGTGCCGTCGAGGCCCTGCACCGCCAGCCAGGCGTTGCCGCGCATGGCCACATCGAGGTTGCGGCCGGTGGCGGTGATCGGGCCGGCCTCGTCGTTGTAGCCGGGCGTCGTCTCGAGCGCATAGACCCGGGTGCTGGCGCCATCGCCGCGCACCGGCACCGCGCGAAACGCGGTGAGCTCGGCGCGAAAGCCGGTGGTCGAGGCATTGGCGAGGTTGTTCGACACCACTTCCTGGCGCTGCAGCGCGGCCTTGGCGCCGGTCATCGTCAGGTAGATCACGCGGTCCATCGCTCAGCTCCTCAATGCCAGAAGGTCGGCGGCGCCAGACCGGTCAACGCAGGCTCACCAGCGTCTGCAGCACCGAGTCCTGCGTCTTGATGGTCTGCGCGTTGGCCTGGTAGATGCGCTGCGCGACCATCATGTTGACCAGCTCCTGGGTCAGGTCGACATTGCTGTCCTCGACCGCACGCGACTGCAGCAGGCCCAGGTTGCCGCCACCGGGCGTGCCCACCACCGGATCGCCCGACTCGAAGGTGCGCGCCCAGACATTGCCGCCCAGCGGCTGCAGGCCCTGCGAGTTGCGGAAGTTGGCCAGCTCCACCCGCGCCAGCGGCGCCGACTGGCCGCTCGAGTAGCTGCCGATCACCGTGCCGTCGTCCTCGACCGAGATCGAGGTCAGGCGGCCGGGCGGGAACCCGTCCTGCGACACGTCGGTCGGGCCGAAGGTCGAGCCGAACTGGGTCAGGCTGGTGAAGTCGATGATCACCTCCTCGAAGGCCACCGTCTCGGCCG
The genomic region above belongs to Aquabacterium sp. OR-4 and contains:
- the flgF gene encoding flagellar basal-body rod protein FlgF yields the protein MDRVIYLTMTGAKAALQRQEVVSNNLANASTTGFRAELTAFRAVPVRGDGASTRVYALETTPGYNDEAGPITATGRNLDVAMRGNAWLAVQGLDGTEAYTRFGALDVSPDGTLVTRTGLTVLGDGGPITVPANASVQIGEDGTITARVGSAAPQGVGRLKLVTPEQALIRGEDGLFRAEDGADLPADATARLQDSALEGSNVSPVESMVAMISAARQFEQQMKMLQTAQDREQSATRLLSSSS